In the Ictidomys tridecemlineatus isolate mIctTri1 chromosome 10, mIctTri1.hap1, whole genome shotgun sequence genome, ataaaaaaactcTAAATAAGTAgcagatcagcagagtagagggaagggatcagaggaagggaggaggaaagggaaaagggaagtatGGGGACTGAATTGAGgcctattttatgctttttaatcatgctaaaagaaatccaaatattttgtagaattcaaaggagcaaaaaaaaaaaaaaggaaagaaaagaaaaaagaaaagaaaagaaaaaaaaaaagaaccccagtGCCTAATTCCATAGGCGAGCAGAActgactcttttttgtttgtttgtttgttttctcttgtgggGTCACAGCTCATGCTTTTGTATTTTGTCTGTCTCTTGTCTGCCTTGCTTTGTATTATCTTCCCTTTCTACGGCTTGTTCTGTATACTTAAAATTTCCACATCAGACTTAAACATGACAGCAGTATACCAACTCCTTAACCAGCTTCCACAAAAGAATAAGGCCAAAGTTCTGTAACACTATCCTTAACAATTACATGTATTAATAGAAATGTCTTAGCGGTTCAGATGCTCTTGATAAAATCTGCTTggtaaaataagaaacataatccAACaaccatacacacacagacacacactaatACAAATCACACATATGATTACACATACATATGCCTATATTTAGTAAGAAGAGTCATAAAATTTGGCCCTTAATAGAGTCTTGGAATTTCAAATGACCACGATAGTGATGACAAATTTTAGGTTTCTCTTGCTTTGaaaaaactgaatttattaatttcagctgctggataattaaaaatagagaaaaatctcttCACAAATGTTTTATTGGATCAAAGTGCTTATCACCTTGTACACAGGATCCCATATTTCTGGCATCACACTTTGTCTCCACTCCCTGGGACAATGTGGCTGAGGAATCAGAGGTCTCTGGCAGACTTCATCCTTGAAAGGCTCTTTGAAGACTCCTTTACccaccttttccttttctgcctgACCATGGTGGTCTACCATGTTGCACTGAGTGGCAACACCCTCACCATCCACCTCATCTGTGTGGATCGTGGGcttcacacccccatgtacttcctactcagccagctctccctcatggacAAGATGCACGTCTGCACAATCATCCCCAAGATCGCCACCAACTACCTGTCTAGCAGGAAGTCCATCTCCTTCATGGGCTGTGCCACCCAGCACttcctctatttgtctctgggtgGTGCTGAGTGTCTTCTGCTAGCTCTCACGTCCTATGACAGGTATGTTGCCATCTATCATCCTCTGCATTACAATGTGCTCATGAGCAGAAAGGTGGCACTGCTGATGGCCCTCACGTCATGGTTAGGGGCTTCTCTGAACTTTCTAATTCACACTTTCATCTTGATGTACTTACCTTTCTGTGAGATTCGGAAAATACACCACTTGTACTGTGAGTATCAAGCTGTCATGAAGTTGGTTTGTGTTGATGTCACTGTCTATGAGTCCACAGTGTACATCAGCACTATCATGCTTCTTCTCCTCCCCATCATCCTGGTTTCTACATCCTATGGCTTCATCCTGCACAGTGTCATTGAGATGCGTTCAGCTGGGAGTAAGAGAAATGCTTTTGCCACTTGCAGCTCCCACCTCACTGTGGTCTCTCTCTGGTTTGGTTCCTGCAACTTTTCATACATGAGGACCAGGTCCCCGTGCACTCCACTGCAAGACAAATTTGGTTCTGTGTTATATAGCATCATTACTCCCACACTGAATCCTCTGATTTATATTCTCCAGAATAAGAATGTAGCTAAGGCTCTGAGGAGAGTGTTGAGGAGAGATTTTATCTTCCAACGACTATATCCGTGTTTGTCCCTAATGTAGATGTTATTCTGGGTAAATCTCTAAGAATTTTCAAGAATCCAGATACCTGATGTTCTCTGACTCCTCCAAGAATAAAGTAGTTTACATATAACTTCACTACTTTAACTTAGTTGCAGGAATTCAAGCAGCATCGTATATATGTCTACAGTCATTCAGAGTATTAGAGAAATATCTTTAGAAATCCCattaaaagaagacatataacGGTCAGTGACACTGTAAACatattaagataaatatataaggACCTTTCTGTTATTATTTATCAATAAGACATATGTAAATCATGTCACTAGAGGGTATTTAAGGagtataaaattagaatttgttGCTTAATATCAGAGTCATGGGAAGTAAAGggtattttgaaagaaagaatagatGATACAAAATTTATACTCATAGACTTTTATAGTTCTTGATTCAGTGTTTATGAATTTATAAGGGAAGGAATAAAGAGGTGAGGATATGGAGAGGGGTGGAGAGAATCCCAAAAGAACCAGAGAGGATGAGTCTTTATGTTTGGCAATGAGATGGTTACCTCCTTTTCGTTACACAACACAGAGTACTGTATAGAGACACTGACCAAGCCCAGAGAAGCTCCAGCATCACTAGTAACTCAAGAGCAGCATCAATTTATCttcaattcaaatttttattcacaGAGCAAATAATTTTACACTCCAGAGACACTCTTTTGTTCTGACATACATCCTTCTTTAAGAACAGAGCATAAATCTTTAGGGAGATTCAGATTCTACAGGCTTTTCTCTTGACACAATCTTTAGAACATTGGTTTTTATGGCTGAAGTAATGATTCCCTGCTTAATTTAAGAGGAATATGAAAACTAGCATACTTAAAAGTAGTAAATGAggcaccaaaacaaaaagaattagaaaaggtAAATTTCAGATAATAAAGCTCTACTAACATATAAAAACTACTTTTAGCCTTGTATATCTGGGattcctttgatttattttataagctGTGTCAAAATTGgatagtaaaattatatatacatctgTGCATTCAACAACATATTTCATGAGCATCTATTCACTGTCATGCCTGGGATAAAATCATGTTggcttgtggatttttttttaaaatgtgaatttgtaGCAAGAGAGCTGGAGACgaagctcagtggtttagcatgGAGGTGTCTGCTGGTTGACATTGGTGTTTTATCTaatgcaataaatatttctgcctgaaaaaaaaagagttaaagcTATGCAATTCTTGACAGGAAATTACAACAACTATGTAAGTCCATATGACCTCAATGGAGTCTGAGATTTGATACTTAAAGcacaaacaataaaaggaaaacacataAATCACACATCATTCAAATGTAAGTTTCTGTGACATGttgagtttttaacatttttataaatatcattcATATTGCATGCATCTTCTGTCATTGTTTTTCTTCTATGAACTTTACAGCTTTGAGATTAAtagattttagattttgaaatctagttcattcattttaatggttGAGGTATATAGCAGCTTCCATGAAAGGAATAAAttgcaaaaaactaaaaactttgtgcttcaaaggacaatatcaagaaagtgaaaagacatctatagaataggaAAAACCTCTTGCAAATTATAATCTAATAAGAATCTCTGtgaagaatatataaagattctttaaaactcaaaatgaaaagacaaatgcttGGGGTATACATGGGCAAAAGACGtggatagattttttaaatttttagttatggatggacctttatttatttgcttctatgtggtgctgagagttgaaccaaGTGCCGCACACATTCCAggccaatgctctaccactgagccacaatcccagcccatggatagatatttcttttaaatagtgGATCTGtattaactttcctatgtacacagaTGAATTcaccacagtgaatttccacattgtgttcatccacaaggctgggattctaattagaataatatgtactccatttttgtataaatatgtcaaaatatactctcctGTCAAGtacacctaaaaagaacaaataaaaaagtaactaaTATTTCTTAGTACTAGTAACCAACAGGaagatacaaatcaaaaccacacaaaACTATCTTACATTCACTACAATGTCTAAAATTAGAGGTGGAAACATAAAGTCTTAGAAAAGATATGAAGTAATTGAAgtctcatacatttttggtgagaAAGCAAAATGGTACAActattatagaaaacattttttggtgattctttattaagtgaaacacagaattattttataatccagaaatttcactcctgagtatataccaaaagaaattgaaaactagAGTTCACAAACAAGTTTCACAATGTTTTTCATAACAGCACTATTCTCaatggccaaaaggtggaaatcacccaaatgttcatcaatgatgaatggataaccaaattgtaatatataaatacaataaaatattatttggtcataaaataTGAGGtactgatatatatatttcacttgaaaacaaaatgctaaatgaTAGGCATTTACATCACAGAAGATTACATATTATATGACTCTATTTTTATAATGTGTCCCAAATATGCAAAGCTACggagacagaaaaataaagaactgttTGTGTATGGTGAAGGATTTTGGAAGCTGAAgttaaaagataattatttttctgagttttgacaatggTGATGGCTGCATGCATCATTTAACACGctgaaaattatggaattttaaatgttaagagGGTTAATTATATAGTATGTAAATGATATCTTAACaaagttgttatttaaaaaagaaaaaaaatgctagtcccatactaattataagaaaaagtggataaagaatatttaaatctctgatgttcttcactttttttcacaAAGAAATCTTGTGGATTGTTGAGGGAATCAACATTAACTTTGTCTCTGACTGCAGCTGGCCCTGTGTCATGCCCCTGCCAGCCCCTCTTCCACTCAATGTGAATGAAGATAGTGTGGCATCcttcctctatgtaacaggatgtGCTAGTGATTATGCTGTGCTGTAGGCCCCAAAGATTCTGAGTtgagaaaacaaagaatatttaaatctgtGCCATTTTACCCTCCCTCCTTCTGCTACACATGCAGCAATAAATAGGACCTGCACAGATCCATACACTGTCAGAATTATCTGTTGACCAATCGCTAGTTCTTGCTCCCATCACATGCCATGAGGCAGCTTCCCTTGTGCCAGGGGAGTCAGAGACACTAGGGTGAGTGAGATGCATCTCTGAGCTCAAAGAGTTCAcagatggagggaggaagggaaggggagagagagagagagagagagagagagagagagagagagagagagagagagagagagagagccataaGTTAATCAATTATGGCAGAGAGTGAAGAGAAGATGATAAAAGATGATTAAGGGGGAAttccaagatggcgggccagagggaggcagaattCTGCGTTGCTCAGTGATCTGAGGTTCAAGTTGTGAGAATATGGCTTCTCTGCAAGCAATATTCCTGCCCCATGCAGGAAGCACCTTGCCTGTCCAGGACTGCAGGCCTCAGCATCAGCAGTCTCCTCAGTATCTCCCAACTACTAGCCCACACAGGACCAATGGATACCTGAGTGAGACCATCCATCGCAGTGGCAGCAGCCCCCACAAAGAACTTTTGGCCACCCACTCAAGCAGAAATCACAGACACTTCTTCCATGGAGGACACCTGGAGCTTCCCATGAGTAATAACTCAGTCTACAACccctgtgtggacccccatctaccaaagTGTGGAATCCCCTGGTCACTGCCATCTTGGGACTCCACAGCAATGACATAATCCCCTACAAACAGTGCCTGCCAGCACCCaggaacttcacacaggctctgaagtcagctgaCACTGCCAGCCACAGAGATTGCTGATGAATTCATCATCCAACACAATCGCCAGACTCCCTCCATCAGAACAGACACCCCACTGCTGAAAGTAAGCGGCTCCATCTTGGGTCACAGTTGTCACCATCTTCATGGTACTCAGTTTCTAATTCTCTGCTCTCCCCAGTAGCTGATAACTCTGCACAATGACACCCGGTTACTTTCACCAtactgagggcagagataccagctaacaactgAGGACCCCACCTATTGTatgagaaaggaagcaggaaagatactatAAACAACCAAAACAAGCCTGtgtctttctttaatatttttttctatctccatctcgctctctccctctctctctctttccctctccttctcctttctccccaccctcacatccccaacatatgtgaaaccaagtactttgcatgaattaggattttgatgTCTGGAacgtctgaatagtatattacattatgttgtacattcttttaatactattttattttttaaagttttcaaaatctttttttctttttttaccaccAGGttctgctatttttatattttttgcttttcttgatatgtctgtgtgtttgttttatgtactctactgtcttcccacttacttgtctacccaaatgtacttcttctcctctctcctgctactaattttcctctttagatttctctttcatacttcctaaggcataacaactctatatcctcacctcctatcTCCTCACCATATCATCTTATTCCTCAACCCAGGTTTTTTGTCTACCATCAGAATCTGTAAatccttttacaaacctactgagtatattgtagataataattgaattcactaTTTTTGTACATTGTGAACAAACTGTAAACAACTtattagcaaacatttgtttttttatggtgTATATTTGTTTATACTGAGATCTGATAACATTGTCCTTAACTTCAAAGAAGAGGTATTGGGTTCAATACAGGGCAcaataagcctatagggtaaaataGGTAACGCCTAGATACACAGtgctagaaggaaagacacacaagcaatatgaaaaggcaaaggaagaatgtgcctcaaacaaatcaagatactgcattattagaatccatggctagCATAGCAGAAGATATTAcaaagaaggagttcaggatgtaaataattaaaatgttctgtgaactaagagatgatataagagcaaatacaggcagcaaaagatcatttgaAAAAGAGGTACATCAACAAATAGAGGAAGCAAGAGAtgacttcaatagggagatagaggttttaaaaaaacagacagaaatcatgcaatgaaagaaacaataaaccaaattaaaaattcaattgaaagcatcaccaacagattagaccacttggaagacaggaccttagacaatgaagacaaaatatataatcttgaaaaaaatgaagactacacaatgaaaatggtaagaaaccatgagcagaacaaagaaatatgggatagcataaaaagaccaaatttaagtgTTGTGGGGATAGAGGAAGGAATGGAGTTCCAAACGAAAGGTATgggcaatctattcaatgaaataatatcagaaaattttccaaacatgaagaatcaattggaaaaacaaattcaagaggcttacagtgtgccaaatgtacaaaattataacaaatccacaccaaggcacattataatgaaaatacttaatatacagaataaggagagaatattaaaagccatgagagaaaggaatcagactACATATTGATGGAAACCGATTAGAATatgtgcagagttttaaactctGAAAGTTAgaaggtcctggaataatatatatcaagctctgaaagaaaatggatgccaaccaagaatcttatatctaggAAAAActgagctttagatttgatgataaaattaaaaccttccatgataacaGAAGTTAAAAGATTTTACAACTTGAAAGTCTCTAGTACAGAGTATCCTTGGCagaatattccatgaagaggaattaaaaaacaacaagaaaaatcagaaaagggaggtattatactaaaaggaaaaaaattaatgaaaggagaaaccaagtgaaattaaacaccaaaaaaaatgctagaaatacaaattatgtttcaataataaccctgaatgttaatggcctaaactcaccaatcaaaatatatagactggcagactggattttaaaaaaaagactcagaaatTTGCTGCttctaagagactcatctcattgGAAAATCCATCCACAGATTGAGGGGAAaatttgggaaaaatcataccactcacatggactgtgggaGCAAGaagaggtttccatcctcatatcaatcAAAGTAgaattcaagccaaagttaatcaaaatggatgaagatggacattatatactgctcaagggaaccattcacgaaaagacataacaatcataaatatatatgccccaaacaatggtgcagctatgctcatcaaacaaattcttctcaagttcaagagtcaaataggccacaacataataattttgGGTAACTTTAACATACATCTTtcatccaaacaaaagctgaacaaacaaactttagaactcaataatataatcaatgacttagacttaactgacatacatagaatattttaatctttaacaagagaatatactttcttctcaaaaGCACACGgacccttctctaaaatagaccatataatatgccacaaagcaactcttagaaaatataaaaaaagtggAGATAttaccctgaattctatcagattataatggaatgaaattagaaatcaatgataaagtaagaaataaaatccactccaacacctggaaaataaacaatatgctattgaaaaaacaatgggttacagaaaacatcaggaggagattaaaaagtttttagaggtgaatgagaacacagatacaacatatcaaaatctctgggacactatgaaagcagttctaagaggaaagctcaTTGCATGGTGTTCATtccttaagagaagaaaaagtcaacaaataagtcACTTAACAcaacatttcaaagccctagaacaagaagaacaaatcaacaccaaaagcatgagaagacaggatataattaaaatcagagctgaaataaatgaaattgaaacaaaacaaaatgaacaattgaaaaaattgacagaacaaaaagttggttctttgaaaaaacaaataaaatgacagatccttagccatgctaatgaagagaaggagagagaaatctcaatcactaacatacatgatgaaaagggaaatatcacaacagacactacagaaatacagaagaaaattagaaataattttgaaaatatgtaccctaataaaatagaaaatatcaaaggcattgataaatttctagagtcatataatttgtccAAATGGAATCAGGATGGTATACAAAATTTGAACcaatcaatttcaagtgataaaataCCAGACatcatcaaaagtctaccaaccaagaaaagcccagcaATGGATGGATATACATCCAAGTTccacaagatctttaaagaagaactaataccaatactctacaatttatttcaggaaataaaaaaagaggtagcacttccaaactcattctacgaaGCCAATATGACTCAGattcccaaaccaggcaaagacacttcgaaaaaagaacacttcagaccaatatttctaatgaataaatgtgcaaaaattctcaataaaatggtggcaaatcaaatacaaaaacatatcaaaaagatactgtgccatgatcaagtggggttcatcccagggatgcaaggttggttcaacatacagaaatcaaaaaatgtatttcatcacatcaatagacttaaagataagaaccattgatcatctcaacagatgaagaaaaaagcatttgataaaatacagcactgcttcatgttcaaaattctagaaacactagggataacaggaacatatctcaatgttgtaaaagttatatatgctaagccccaggtcaacatgattctaaatggagaaaaattgaaagcgttccctctaaaaattggaacaagacaggattgccctctttcaccacttctatttaacatagttctcaaaacactggccagaacaattagacaaatgaaagagagtaaagggtttaatttcattttgttgcatatggatttccagttttccctgcaccatctgttgaagaggctatcttttctccaatacatgtttttggcacctttgtctaatataagataattgtaattttgtgggttagtctctgtgtcatctattctgtaccataggtctaccagtctgttttggtgccaataccatgctgtttttgttactattgctctgtagtatagtgatgccacttgcttcactcttcctgctaagaattgctttagctattctgggtctcttatttatcCAGATGAATTCCATggttgtcttttctatttctatgaggaatgccattgggattttgattggaattgcatgaaatctgtatagtgcttttggtggtaatgtcattttgataatattaattctgcctatccaagagcaaggtagatatttctattttctaaggtcttctatgatttctttctttagggttctgtagtttttattgtgtagatcttttacctctttctttaagttgattccaaagtatcttattttttaaaaattattgtaaataggcagttttctttctcagaggatttgtcactgactATAGAAATGCTTCTGAtctatgggtgttgattttatatcatgctactttgctgaattcatttactatttctagaagctttctggtggagagttttgggtcttctaggtacagaatcatatcatcagtagataatgctaagtaagtCTTGTTTTTCTATAtgtacccctttaatttctttgtctgtctaattgctctggccagtatttcaagaactatgtttacaagaaaaggtgaaagaggacatccctgtctttttccagttgttagagggaatgcctttcatttttctccatttgggataatgttggcctgaggctttacatagatagtctttatgatattgaaatatgttcttgttatccctagtttttctagtgttttgaacatgaagtgatgctgtattttgtcaaatgctttttctgcacatattgagatgatcatatgattttaatccttgagtctattgatgtgatgattacatttatttattttcatatgttgaatgaaccttgcatccctgggatgagtcccatttgatcatggtgcacgatctttttgacatgtttttgcattcaatttgccagaagtttattgagaatttttgcatctatgttcactagagatattggtgtctttgcctggtattaggatcagggtgatattggcttcagaGAATGAGCTTGGAAGTGCTGCAAGCACAGTCTTTCTAAAGATGGTGCTGGAGAAACTGGACAGTCACAGGTCAACAAAATGAGACAACAAAACCAAACCTCATCTTGTTTAACAATGAATGTGACATAGATTATAGATTCAAATGCAAAACATAAAAGTACAACTtttagaggagaaagaagaaaaacaaaagtttttgaGTATGAATATGGAGCAACTCTGGGTTTCTGTAGTGTTATTGTGTGAGTTTTTTGCTTCTGGAATCCTgccaacacatgaatttttccTCCACATGAATGTGAAAAAACTAAAACTGAGGGAAAGTGAGTGAGTTTCCCAGGAATATTCACATTgacacttcactttttttttccagatttttttcatttattttatgaatccCCCAGAATACTGGTAAAATTAGGAAGTTAAAGGCACCAgtgaatttaattttacaaaGATTATGTGATTGTTTTAGTTCAtcttttcactgctatgaccaaaagacttgaaaagaagaatttagagaaggtaaaatttatttggctcactgtttcagagatctcatTTTGAAGATGGTTGATTCTTTTGTTCTGGTCTACAGTACAGCAGAACAATATGGCAGAAAACTGtgatggaagaaagcagctcagggcccagcaccaggaagcagagtgagaaCACCACTccccaaggacaaaatataatctccaAAGGCAGAAccctgtgacccacctcctccagccacaccctacctgcttacagttataACAGTTAATGCACTGATCACATTAAGGCTTTCATAAGacaatcactttatttctgaattttcctgcattgtctcatacatgagcttttggggacacctcatatttgaAACATAACAGTGGTCCTCAAACATGTTGTCAAGTGAGAAAAATGAGTGATGAAtgacaaaatggagtcaccttcAAGTTTCTTTGCTCAGTGTAGGAAAGAAGGGGAAATGCCACCAATATACATGCATGTCAGCAAATTAAATACTTGCTCTAGGTTTTTGCTATGATACTGAAAAACAAATCTTCCTGTTGCTAAGTTTCAAGGGTGATATTTTCATGCTGCAAAAGGAGTCTCCAATAATGTGGATCTTACCTCTTTTCTAGTAAGTAGTTGACTGGGGAAGTATGAGAAGGAAATGATTGCTTTTACAGAGGGAACAGCAGTATAGAATTCTCAGGTGGACGTTAGGTctagaattatagaattagaatctaattttaaaaagtctcagaTTTTTGGGAGAGGAAATCTGAGCATAGAGAAGCTTTTCTTCtgatcttttgaaatatataatagatcaacaaatatatgaaaaaattttcaacattttttataatcagaaaaatgcaaatcaaaactactcaagatTTCATCACATGACAGTCAACATGGCAGTCATCATGAATACtgacaacaataaatattggcaaggatgtaggggaaaatgcacagtcatacattgctggtgggactgcaaattggtgcaaccaatcaagaaagcagtaaggagattccttagaaaacttgtaatggaaccactaCTGGACTCAGATATCCTACTCCTTAAcctctacccaaaggacttaaaatcagcatactatagtaatgcagccacatcaat is a window encoding:
- the LOC144367616 gene encoding olfactory receptor 2AE1-like, coding for MWLRNQRSLADFILERLFEDSFTHLFLFCLTMVVYHVALSGNTLTIHLICVDRGLHTPMYFLLSQLSLMDKMHVCTIIPKIATNYLSSRKSISFMGCATQHFLYLSLGGAECLLLALTSYDRYVAIYHPLHYNVLMSRKVALLMALTSWLGASLNFLIHTFILMYLPFCEIRKIHHLYCEYQAVMKLVCVDVTVYESTVYISTIMLLLLPIILVSTSYGFILHSVIEMRSAGTGISIKRGHCTAGGSPPESVSLHLCYRTSPLPRRRHRLQPQGDRRSGYATHPPCGEIELPQPNLARWKFVY